A portion of the Oncorhynchus gorbuscha isolate QuinsamMale2020 ecotype Even-year linkage group LG19, OgorEven_v1.0, whole genome shotgun sequence genome contains these proteins:
- the LOC124005343 gene encoding coiled-coil-helix-coiled-coil-helix domain-containing protein 2-like — protein MPRGSRSRTSRMAPPARMAPPPPPMARAAPPPSYAPAPAHAPPSAMAAPAAVAPRQPGMFAQMATTAAGVAVGSAAGHMIGHAMTGGMGGGGGSQEAAKPDVTYQEQPQQYQQQYQQPPPMYQPAQYQQQPQSMFQQEPAPQHGSCSYELKQFIECAQTQSDLKLCEGFSEVLKQCKFSNGMS, from the exons ATGCCAAGAGGAAGCAGAAGCCGGACGTCAAGGATGGCCCCTCCAGCCCG GATGGCTCCACCGCCACCCCCCATGGCCAGGGCTGCACCACCTCCATCCTACGCCCCAGCGCCTGCCCATGCCCCCCCGTCCGCCATGGCTGCCCCAGCTGCTGTTGCCCCCCGGCAGCCAGGCATGTTTGCGCAGATGGCCACCACAGCCGCTGGGGTAGCCGTTGGCTCAGCCGCAGGGCACATGATCGGCCATGCAATGACTGGAGGAATGGGTGGGGGCGGAGGAAGCCAAGAGGCTGCCAAGCCTGATGTCACCTACCAG GAGCAGCCCCAGCAGTACCAGCAGCAGTACCAACAGCCACCTCCCATGTACCAGCCAGCCCAGTATCAGCAGCAGCCCCAGTCCATGTTCCAGCAGGAGCCTGCACCACAGCATGGATCCTGCTCATATGAGCTCAAGCAGTTTATTGAGTGTGCTCAGACCCAGAGCGACCTGAAACTCTGTGAGGGCTTCAGCGAGGTGCTCAAGCAGTGCAAGTTCTCAAATG GGATGTCCTGA